One genomic region from Argentina anserina chromosome 2, drPotAnse1.1, whole genome shotgun sequence encodes:
- the LOC126783144 gene encoding glucan endo-1,3-beta-D-glucosidase-like, with the protein MASSLTSQLPIFLFLFIAAFTSAASQSFIGVNYGQVADNLPPLEATAKLLQSTSIKQVRLYGSDPAVIKALANTGVGIVIGIANGDIPSLAADPNAATRWINSNVAPFYPASKITLINVGNEVLFSNDQGLISQLLPAMRNVQSALSSASLCGKVRVSTVHAMNVLSQSYPPSSGRFNPAMVDVLKDLLAFQRDNASPFAVNPYPFFAYQSDPRPETLAFCLFQPNAGRVDSGSGIKYMNMFDAQVDAVKSALNAIGFNDIDILVAETGWPYRGDSNEVGPGVENAKAYNGNLIKHLRSMVGTPLIPGKPVETYIFALYDEDLKPGPTSERSFGLFKPDLTATYDAGLSKSSQTPSTPSVTPIPKPTPSTPSVTPSPKPTTSSKWCVPKTSGVSDAQLQANLDYACGHGIDCSAIQPGGACFDPNTVASHAAYAMNLYYHTVGTDPMNCDFSQTATLTSSNPSYNACVYPGGGSSSLHVAATKMNQISSNDGYSEVGNMLRNKVLVYIFLFLVYSLFL; encoded by the exons ATGGCATCATCTCTCACTTCCCAACTCCcaatcttcctcttcctctttatCGCCGCTTTCACTTCCGCAG CGTCGCAGTCGTTCATCGGCGTCAACTACGGCCAGGTGGCCGACAACCTCCCGCCGCTGGAGGCCACCGCGAAGCTTCTTCAATCCACATCCATCAAGCAAGTCCGCCTCTACGGATCCGACCCCGCAGTCATCAAGGCCCTGGCCAACACTGGCGTCGGCATAGTCATCGGAATCGCCAACGGCGACATTCCCTCCCTCGCCGCCGACCCCAACGCCGCCACCCGGTGGATCAACTCCAATGTTGCTCCCTTCTACCCCGCCAGTAAGATCACCCTCATCAACGTCGGCAATGAGGTCCTCTTCTCCAACGACCAAGGCCTCATCTCGCAGCTCCTCCCCGCCATGCGAAACGTCCAGTCTGCCCTctcctccgcctccctctGCGGCAAGGTCAGGGTCTCCACCGTCCACGCCATGAACGTGCTGTCCCAGTCCTACCCGCCTTCTTCGGGTCGGTTTAACCCGGCCATGGTCGACGTCCTCAAGGACCTGCTCGCGTTCCAGAGAGACAATGCCTCGCCGTTCGCCGTCAACCCGTACCCGTTTTTCGCGTACCAAAGCGACCCGAGACCCGAGACGCTGGCATTTTGCTTGTTCCAGCCCAACGCGGGGCGAGTCGACTCCGGCTCCGGCATCAAGTACATGAACATGTTCGACGCTCAG GTTGATGCTGTGAAGTCTGCCTTGAATGCAATTGGGTTCAATGACATTGATATTTTGGTGGCCGAGACAGGATGGCCATACCGTGGAGATAGCAATGAAGTTGGACCTGGTGTTGAGAATGCAAAGGCCTACAATGGCAATTTAATTAAGCACCTAAGATCCATGGTTGGCACTCCATTGATTCCTGGAAAACCTGTGGAGACATATATCTTTGCTCTATATGATGAGGACTTGAAACCTGGTCCAACCTCTGAGCGATCGTTCGGGCTGTTCAAGCCTGACTTAACCGCCACGTATGATGCTGGTCTCTCAAAGAGTAGCCAG ACTCCGTCAACACCATCAGTTACTCCTATACCGAAGCCTACTCCATCAACACCATCAGTGACTCCTTCACCAAAGCCTACTACCTCATCAAAATGGTGTGTGCCCAAAACTAGTGGCGTATCTGATGCTCAGTTGCAGGCGAATCTCGACTATGCTTGTGGCCATGGAATTGATTGCAGCGCAATCCAACCAGGAGGTGCCTGTTTCGACCCTAACACAGTAGCATCCCATGCTGCCTATGCCATGAATCTCTACTACCACACTGTTGGCACTGATCCAATGAATTGTGATTTTTCACAAACAGCAACACTCACCTCCTCAAACCCCA GTTACAATGCTTGTGTTTACCCTGGTGGAGGAAGCAGCAGTCTACATGTGGCAGCGACAAAGATGAATCAGATATCATCAAATGATGGATATTCTGAAGTTGGGAATATGTTAAGGAACAAAGTCCTGGTGTacatttttctgtttttagttTATAGCTTGTTCCTCTGA